The region ACACGCGGCCGGCTACCTTCTGCAGGGAAAGGGCAGAACTTCTGAATTGTTGGATTTCTTCTTCCGTGAGCGGAGGCCGGAGGGTTTTAATAATTCCGTTTTTGCCGATAACGCATGGAAGGCTGAGGCAGATATCATTTACATCGTAGATACCTCCCACGAGATTGGAAACAGTCAAAACAGAGTGTTCATCCCGCAGAATGCTTTCGACAATCCTGCGAACCGCAAGACCAATGGCGTAATAAGTTGCCCCTTTCCGCTCAATAATTTCATAAGCAGCTCGTCTCACCTGGCGGTCAATTTTGTCCTTAATCTCTGCCGGAGAATCTATTTCAACCATCTTGAAAAACTTTTCTACCGGTATGCCGGCTATGTTGGCGGTGCTCCAAACCAGGACCTCGGAATCGCCGTGTTCCCCGATAACATGAGCATGGACGTTACGGGCATCCACCTCACAATATTGGCTCAGTAGATGCCGAAAACGAGAGCTATCCAGTACAGTGCCGGAGCCGATTACCTGGCTGGGAGGAGAGTTAGATACCTTTAAAACCAAATAAGTTAAAACATCTACCGGGTTGGTCACAATAAGCCAGATGGGATTATCACAGTGAGGACGAACATTTTCTACGATATTTTTTATGATCCGGGCATTTTTTTCTACCAAATCCAGACGGGTTTCTCCCGGTTTTTGATTGGCCCCGGCGGTAATAATTACTATTCTGGAACCGGCGCAGTCGGGGTAACTCCCTGCTTTTATATGTACAGGTTTAACAAAAGAAGCGCTATGGCTGAGGTCCATGGCTTCGCCTGCAGCTTTTCCCCGGTTGATGTCTACCAGCACCAATTGTTTGGCCAGTCCGGAGATCATCAGGGCATAGGCAATGGTCGATCCTACCATACCTGCCCCTATTATACTGATTTTATCCTCAAGATGATTGGTTTTTGCCATTCTTGTGTTTCCTCCCTTCTGAAGATATTATTGCCCAAACGGTAGATTTTTTTGTATAACAGTTTTATTTCTCTATCCGCCTTATTTTTATTCTCTTATCTTTCCCGCAGCCCGGGCATGCGAACAGGTGAACGCAGTATAGGTTTGTTTTTTCGCTGAAGGTAGAGCTGAAAAACAGGGGATGAGTTTCGTAAGGACTGTAAGGTCCGAAAAAGTTCTCCAAAGCTCCCCGATCCTCCATAGGTCGGCTGCACTGAGGGCAGGGAAAGTAGAACTGCTTTAAACCGTTGCAAAGAGGGCATGTCAGCTCCAACAAGACCCCCCCCTTTCTAACACGTTGAGAAATTAACTTTTTATTCAGTATGCGACAAATTTTGGAGAAAAATGTTATCTATCGAGCAAAACAGTAGGAAAGAATTGCAAAGCAAATGCTCGCCGACTGCTGTTTTCCTGCAATTTTGCCCAAGGATTTTTTCTTATAAACTTTTTTCTGCTCTCTGAGTAAAGTTTTCTGGCTTAGATGTGACCAATTTCCTAGAAAAATGTCATATAATGGACGAAATAGCAGGAAAAACTAGCAGGCTGTCGAATTCACAACTCTATAAAGCAGTCTGTTGCTAGGAGGTGGTTCGATAGCGGTAAGTCTTAACCACATTTTTTTATGCAAAAAAGATAAGTCGCGGAGGTGTCCAGATTGCGAAGCAAATGGTTAATGTTTACGGTTTTGGCCTTAGTTGTGGTTGTCTTTCTGGGAGGTTGCGCAAGCCAAACCACCTCAGAGCAACCAAAAGCAAAAGAGGAGGAAGTCAAGCAAGCTGCCGGGGAAGGAGAGAAGCAGGGTAATTTGGAAGTAGTTAAGGCCGGATATGTAGGTTCCGAAAAGTGCACAACTTGCCACTCTGACAAGTATAATGACTTCAAAGTTTCCGGGCATCCGTGGAAACTGAAGAAGGCCGAAGTTGCCAAAAATAATCCCCTACCGCTGCCGAAAGGATACAGCTGGGATGATATTTCTTACGTAATCGGTGGCTACAAGTGGAAGGCCCGCTACATGGACAAGGATGGCTACATAATTACTACTACCGAAGACGGCCCGGGGAGCAACCAGTATAACATGATGGTGGGCAGCTGGAGCGATTATCATGCTGGCGAAAAGTTACCTTATGACTGTGGTAAATGCCATACGACGGGTTATTCCGAAGAAGGGAATCAGGACGGGTTACCGGGAATTGTTGGTACCTGGGCTGAACCCGGTATCGGTTGCGAAGCCTGCCATGGTCCTGGTGCTGAGCACGTAGCTGCCGGTGGGGACAAGTCCAAGATCAAGGTAGATAGTTCCGCTGCGTTGTGCGGTCAGTGCCATATCAGGGGCGAAAAAGAAAAGATACCTGCCAAGGGCGGTTTCATCCAACACCACGAACAGTATAACGAACTGCTGGCCAGCCCGCATAAGAATTTTGACTGTACTACCTGCCACGACCCGCATAAGAAGGCGGAATTTTCCATTACCCAGGATTGCGCTAGCTGCCACAGCGATGTTAATGAAACGTTTACCGGAAGTACCATGCAAAAAGTAGGTGTAACCTGTGTTAGCTGCCATATGCCGGCTGCTACGAAGTCGGCTGTCAAGTTGGGTCCGTATAAGGGCGACGTCAAGACACACTTGTTCAGAATCAATACCGATCCAGGTGCCAGCATGTTTACCGAGGATGGCAAATATGCTAAGGATTTTGTTACCCTGGACTTTGTCTGTCTCCAGTGCCACCAAGATAAGGATATCCAGTGGGCGGCGTCCAAGGTGGAAAACATCCACGGTTTGGGTAAATAAAGCTTATTTTATGAAAGATCCCCTACATTTATCAGGGGATCTTTTTTATGTGCGCCCGGCATGGGTGTTGGTTGAAACACATTCGTCAAAAGTAACGAATGCCGGATGCGGGAGTGCGTGTCCGGATAAAGACAAGCAGGGAAGTTGTATGTTAAAATTTAGAACAGTTATGTACTAGACGAGTGAGGGTGAGATTTAATGAAACGATTTAAGGTTGCAGCCGTTCAGCTGGAGATCCCCTGGGGCCAGCCCCGAAAACTTTTAGTCCAATGCCAGGAGTACCTGGAACTTGCTTCTCGGAAAGGGTGCCACCTGGTTGCTCTACCACCCTTAACCTGGCTGGGTCTAATGGAGGAAGAGGAATTAAAGGTTACCGCGCAGGGATTTCAGGGGAAGGTAGCGCTTCTGGAACGGCTGGAGGACAAGTATGAAGAAATTTTCTCCGAATTGGCCAGAGAATTTTCAATGTATCTGGTAGCAGGGACTGTTCCTGTAATGCGTGAAGGCGGTGTATTTCATCTGGCCGTCCTGTACGGGCCGGAGGGGAAACAAATTTTGGGCCAGATGCAGACACATCTCAGCCGGGAGGAAGAAGAACTGGGGTTTAATAGAGGTGTAGAACTAGAAACAGCCGAGACGGAAATAGGGAGAATTGGTCTGGTGGTTGGAACGGACGTATGGTATCCGGAAGTGAGCCGCATCTTAACCTTACAGGGTGCTGAGCTTTTGGTGGCGCTAACTGCTGTGGCGGAACCTTACAATCCCTGGGTGCAGCTGGCGGGCATGTGGCAAGAGGTGCAGCAGAACCAGGTATTTGCGGTAGAAAGTCCTTTTACCGGAAGGTGGAGGGACTGCCGGTATGCGGGATGCGCTACCATCTATGCTCCCTGCGAAATAACGGAGGGAGAGCAAGGTTTCTTGGCCAAAAGCGATAAACCTACCGGCAGCCAGTTGGTAGTTGGGGAACTGGCATGGGAAAAGCTGAAGCAGATCCGAGAGAGCTATCCGATATACCGGCATTTCAACCGCCGTCTTTATAAACGAGAATTGGCCGCTGTTTACGGGGAAGGTGACGGATGTTGAGGAGAATTTTAGCCGGCCTGCAGGAAAAAGCTTTTCTAGGCTACCTCCTTTGGAAAACAAGACCGGCGTTAATCAGACAATACTTGGACAGGCTAGATAAGAAAAAGACCAAAAAACCAATTCGTCCGGCGACGACGGGAGATCGCAAGGTACGGGTAGCCGCGGTTCAGGTAGAACTCCGGCTGGTTGAAGATGTACGAGAGTATGTAAAAATCATGTACAAGATGGTAGAAGAAGCCTGGCAGCAAGGGGCCCAATTAGTTGCCTTTCCTGAAGATATTACTCTTCCCCTGATTGGAATGTTGCCGGGAATTAATGATCTGAGTAGCAGGGGAGCCCTGAATGAAGCAGTAGAAACTCTGGCCGGGCCGGGGGTCAAGGTGGCGGATATTTTTAACTACCTTTCTCCGGTAACTCGCCAGGTGTATCATACTACCTTTTCAGAGCTGGCTCGTCGCTTTGGTGCGTACCTGATGGGCGGCAGCATGGTGGTAGGCACTGCCGAGGGGAAGGTAGTCAACCAAGCTTGGCTTTTTAACCCTGAGGGGGAAGCGGTAGGGAAACAGGAAAAGGCTCACCTGTTGCCCCTTGAAGCGCAGTGGGGTTTAAGCTGCGGGGACAGCCTCCGGGTTTATTCCACAGAGGTGGGTAATGTAGCTTTTCCCATCTGCATGGATGCTACTTATTTCGAAACTTTTCGGATTGTGGCTTTTAAAGGGGCGGAGATAGTAATCATTCCCAGTGCCAACCCGGAAGAATACAATTTCTGGAAAGCCTTAAGGGGAATTTGGCCGCGGGTGCAGGAAAGCCAGGTTTACGGTATCAGCAGCTGCTTGGTAGGCAGCATTTTTGGTTATACCCTCACCGGTAGATCGGGAATTTTTGCCCCTATTGCTTTGACTCCTAACCGGGATGGCATTCTGGCCCAGGTGGAACATCCTGATAAACCGGGGGTAGTGGTCGCTGATTTGGATTTGGAGGCCTTGAAAGAAGAGAGACTGCGCCATCCTCGCTTGGACAGTATCAACCGGGAACTGTGTGCCCGGTATCTGCCTGCCCTGTACGACTATTTTTCTTGTTGAATAGTGGATAAGAAAGCCAGATTTTTAGCAAGATATTTGGTAGAAATATTATAGGAGGTGGCAGGCAATGCGCAGGAGAGTTGCTGTAGAGCGCACCCTGAGCGGCGTAGGTGAGATTTTGCAACGTCGCGGGTATGAAGTAGTATCCTTGGACCCTTTGAGTGAACCCGGTGCTGAATTGCGCAACTGTCAGGCCATAGTTGTCAGCGGGCGGGACGAAAATGTCCTGGGAATGCAGGACATACAAACGACTTCTTCGGTAATTGATGCGCGAGGACTTGATTTGGAGGAA is a window of Calderihabitans maritimus DNA encoding:
- a CDS encoding nitrilase-related carbon-nitrogen hydrolase, with product MKRFKVAAVQLEIPWGQPRKLLVQCQEYLELASRKGCHLVALPPLTWLGLMEEEELKVTAQGFQGKVALLERLEDKYEEIFSELAREFSMYLVAGTVPVMREGGVFHLAVLYGPEGKQILGQMQTHLSREEEELGFNRGVELETAETEIGRIGLVVGTDVWYPEVSRILTLQGAELLVALTAVAEPYNPWVQLAGMWQEVQQNQVFAVESPFTGRWRDCRYAGCATIYAPCEITEGEQGFLAKSDKPTGSQLVVGELAWEKLKQIRESYPIYRHFNRRLYKRELAAVYGEGDGC
- a CDS encoding nitrilase-related carbon-nitrogen hydrolase, producing the protein MLRRILAGLQEKAFLGYLLWKTRPALIRQYLDRLDKKKTKKPIRPATTGDRKVRVAAVQVELRLVEDVREYVKIMYKMVEEAWQQGAQLVAFPEDITLPLIGMLPGINDLSSRGALNEAVETLAGPGVKVADIFNYLSPVTRQVYHTTFSELARRFGAYLMGGSMVVGTAEGKVVNQAWLFNPEGEAVGKQEKAHLLPLEAQWGLSCGDSLRVYSTEVGNVAFPICMDATYFETFRIVAFKGAEIVIIPSANPEEYNFWKALRGIWPRVQESQVYGISSCLVGSIFGYTLTGRSGIFAPIALTPNRDGILAQVEHPDKPGVVVADLDLEALKEERLRHPRLDSINRELCARYLPALYDYFSC
- a CDS encoding multiheme c-type cytochrome: MRSKWLMFTVLALVVVVFLGGCASQTTSEQPKAKEEEVKQAAGEGEKQGNLEVVKAGYVGSEKCTTCHSDKYNDFKVSGHPWKLKKAEVAKNNPLPLPKGYSWDDISYVIGGYKWKARYMDKDGYIITTTEDGPGSNQYNMMVGSWSDYHAGEKLPYDCGKCHTTGYSEEGNQDGLPGIVGTWAEPGIGCEACHGPGAEHVAAGGDKSKIKVDSSAALCGQCHIRGEKEKIPAKGGFIQHHEQYNELLASPHKNFDCTTCHDPHKKAEFSITQDCASCHSDVNETFTGSTMQKVGVTCVSCHMPAATKSAVKLGPYKGDVKTHLFRINTDPGASMFTEDGKYAKDFVTLDFVCLQCHQDKDIQWAASKVENIHGLGK
- a CDS encoding L-lactate dehydrogenase, producing the protein MAKTNHLEDKISIIGAGMVGSTIAYALMISGLAKQLVLVDINRGKAAGEAMDLSHSASFVKPVHIKAGSYPDCAGSRIVIITAGANQKPGETRLDLVEKNARIIKNIVENVRPHCDNPIWLIVTNPVDVLTYLVLKVSNSPPSQVIGSGTVLDSSRFRHLLSQYCEVDARNVHAHVIGEHGDSEVLVWSTANIAGIPVEKFFKMVEIDSPAEIKDKIDRQVRRAAYEIIERKGATYYAIGLAVRRIVESILRDEHSVLTVSNLVGGIYDVNDICLSLPCVIGKNGIIKTLRPPLTEEEIQQFRSSALSLQKVAGRVL
- a CDS encoding YkuS family protein; translation: MRRRVAVERTLSGVGEILQRRGYEVVSLDPLSEPGAELRNCQAIVVSGRDENVLGMQDIQTTSSVIDARGLDLEEIVERVEQSFQLQERRT